DNA sequence from the Centroberyx gerrardi isolate f3 chromosome 22, fCenGer3.hap1.cur.20231027, whole genome shotgun sequence genome:
AGACTGCATTCATCCATGATGCTGATCCATGTTAGCTCATtttagcagtcagctacttcatGTTGTTAACAATATATTTAACTCCAAACCAACTAGGTCTAATTAATGATTAATAATGTAAGTAGTAGCTGACATCTAGTTTTAACAGTAGCAGTTTTAACCAGCTAAAATCACCTAATGCTAGTGTTAGCTAGCAGGCAGAGCTAACATAAACCATTTGACTGTCAGTGAAGTGTCACTAAAGATATGAAGCATAATGTTAGCATACATTGTTAATGTTAGCACTAAAATAAGGCTGTTAATGTTGACTTTCAATTCAGCCTAGCTGGTTTAAAGATAAATGCAATGTAACATGAAGCTAACTGCTAAatttagctaacattatggatCAACATTATGGACCTTTGGTAATTTGGCATCTAGCTCATCTCTCAACCATATCAAAGGATAATGTTGTtgtatattttcaattttttgtcTAAAGACCGGTTAAGTCTGTTATTGTTTACATCTGCTTCACTGCCTTCTGGGTAGGATTTCCAACCCTGAGTATGACTTAATCAAATATGGTAGGTAAACCtaattgtgcagtgtgtgtgtgtgtgtgtgtgtgtgtgtgtgtgtccgtacaGGGAATGGCTGCAGCCCCTCCTGGATGACGAAGCCCTCCACCAGGTGAGTCAGGACCTGTCTTCCCTCAGGCCACGCCCTCGGTGCCCAGGGCCCGCTGTCCGGTTGGCCGAAGCTCTCGGACTCATCTTCCGATTGGCCGAGGCGTTCGGCCTCAGTCTCGGTCAGGTGCTCCGGCTGGTTGACAGATTTGTCATCTTTCTCAGGCTCGTGCTGTGATAGGCTGAGGTCGGCCGGGAGGGCGGGCTGAGcggggaggagtgggggggggttaTCAGCCGAGGGGACGATGAAGGGCGAGGAGGGCGGAGACtgggaggagaggctggacagagctggaggagcagagggaagaGTGGTGTTAGAGCAAAAAGATAAATATGgacaatcaataaatcaataaaataaactgATGCATCTACAAGTCTGATGAAAAGCTCTCACCCCTTAATGAAGTCTATTGAAAGATGCAATTTTGACATGTCTGATGAATAAATCTCTACAGTTTAATTCAGTTgtgtctcacctgcacaatcttatcttctttctgtattttatcactgtgttttattaatgatgctacatgtagcatttttaaacataaatatatcactgtcaaattaactgtGTTATCTTGGtataatcactgtaaacaaatgagactgtgGTGGAGActattggtcgcctctatctcacttCAGTGGTATTATTAGTGTgaatgtttctcaaaattaagaccacatttcctgTCATTGCCACTGTGAGAAacgaaagctttagctccgtttgctctggaagaacagaacctcttcctgttttgtgccgtaaagcgatccagcagatttccctccagatccaccaggtggagaaactatggaggatgcagagtagaggctggtagaggctgacggGCTTCTCTGCcgtggtcttgtttgtttacgatAATTATACTGATGTCAAACTTAATGTGATAATGacttactgatgttaaaatattacatgcagcacctttaagttacttctgtgttttatcactgtggaaatgacaaaactAAATAATTTGggggttttttgtgtgtatattattAGTACGTTTCTGCCTTTTATCACTGTGAAAATGGATGACAATTGCCTAacctcaactcaactcaactcagcTCAACTcaactctactctactctactctactcaactctacaggtgtgtgttggaggtaCCTGACTGGTTGTCGGACTGAGTTGACATGTTCTCACAGAAATCCTCCTGGCTCATTGGCTGGACGTCTCTGTGAGGCTCCGGTAGCCTCTGACTCTGGATAGAAACCTCTGGGACTGgaactgggactgggactggaactgggactgggactgggactgggactgggactgggactgggacctGGACTGGGACTGAGACTGGGATTGGAACTGGGGCTGAGACTGGGATTAGACCCAGAATTGGTTTAGTTTCTGCGGCGGAGTCTTGAACTGTAACTGCGCCTAGCTTTGGGTTAGTCTCTAAGTTCTGGTACGGGTGGAAAACCTGACTGGTTAGGTTCTCAGACTGGTCCATGGGAgtatcttcttcctcttcctcctctttctttttctcctcgcctccctctgtcctctctctttccctctgccctTCCTCGGTCACTTCCATTCGTTCTTCCTCTCTAACCGTTTCAACTCTCAGCTCCTTTTCACCAACAAGGTTCCCTTCCTTCTCGGTCACAAGTCTCTGCTTCTCCTCGCTCGtcttctctcgttctctttggTCGTCTCTCTCCAACCTCAAGTCTTTTCCAACACTTCCCTCTTCCCCGGTCCCTTGCCTCAGCCCAGtcactcttcctctttctctttgctcttCGCTCTCCCTCGCCCGGCTCTGCTTCTCCCCCTGTTGGACCAGAGAGTGCGTTTGAGGCCCGGCCTGACTGAGAGGGGAGGatggacacaggagagaaggaggcgAAGGGAGGGGAGAAGTCGTTTTTGGCAATGACGGGTTTAGAGGGAGAGGAAGCACGTCTTCGCCGCTCAACGTCCTCTGTGATTGGCCGGCAAGTTCAGGCGATTCCACAACGGGAGGTGCTGACTGGACCGAAGCGTGGGTGAACGAGCCGGACTGCGGCTGGCGGCCGGAGGAGAGGGCGATGATCTGCAGCTGCCTCGCTGCGGATGGTGACCGTTCAAAATGGGAAGTAGGCGTCATGGGGTTGGGCATAGATAGCGAGCTGTGCTGGGATTGGCTGGGCACGAGCGTGGTTTGGGGTAACGGACAGCTCTTCAGTCCGGCCAGGTGCCTGTTGATGGGAGGGGCCTGACCGGCGGGGGCGGCAGCGATTGGCTGGAAGGTCGAGCTCTGCCTCGGCGGCGGCGCTCTGTGGCCGTTTGGAGAGTGGAGTCTGGGTCTGAGAGGGACGGCTCGCACTGGAGAATAGAGAGctgcaggaagagagggagagagagagagagagagagagagagagagagagaggaaagaaagagagagagaggaggaaggggaaaagggGCAAAAAtgtcaatgagagagagaggaggtgacaAAAAGAAACACAGCATTCAAAactggaaggttgccggttcaaatcccagaaGCAGCTGgaaaatattttaataattaattattcattattcattattaattacTACTGTTGAAGTACTCtttagcaaggcactgaacccccagctgctgcagctgctctgtGACCAGCAGTAgttagactgtggttgtactggttgaattgccctggataaataaagtagtGGTGAAACGATTAggcgattaatcaattagtcgatcgacagaaaattaatggattataattttgataatcggtTAATCGTTTTAGACTTTTATCTAGAAACCATACCAAATATTTGCTGGTTAAAGCAAATGTAATCAGTACTTTGGGTTTTGTCTCTGTATCCATGTAGCTTTTCATAACCATCACATAATTGGGACTCCAGATATTTTTCCAGGTAATcaataaatatttatatttttgcattacTGGCAGATTCTTCACCTATGTTGACTTTGACAGTAAGCTTGCTCAATTGCAAACACTCTTATTATTACGGTTAGCGATCACTGGGGACCTACTTGGCGGCGGGACGGAGAGGTGGCGAGTAGGCGGGGTCGGGCTGTTCTCTGTTGCCGTGGCGCCGGGCTGCGGCCGCGGCCTGAGGGGGGGGAAGAGCGGGGCGCGGGGgcgggagaggggagggggggccgAGGAGGGGGGTTtgaggcggagggagggggggatggtGAGCGTCCCGGGGGGCGGGGGCCTCAGGGTGAGACTCtgcagctggagaggagaggggaggaaaacagagaagaagaagaagaagaagaagaagaagaagagaaatgtTACAGTTACATCTCAAACTCTACAATCTTTCACTATTACACTTTCCTGCGCTGTATTTAAGGTGTTCAAGAATTAAAGATTgtggcacatacacacacacacgcgcgcgatCGTACTTGCTGAGCGGCTCACCTGAGCGGAAGCAGggtgagaggaagggggggagggtgaggaagaggtagaggaggaagaggaggatgaggcagGTCGCATAGCAGACGTAAGAATCAGCTGCAGGGAGAAAGGgacagatgaggaggaggagaaggagagaataaAGGAGGATAAATAAATGCAGGAGAGCAGGGATTCAAGCACAGAGTATAGCAATATTCAAGCACtgaaacagagtgtgtgtgtgtgtgtgtgtgtgtgtgtgtgtgtgtgtgtgcgagagaatGAATCATACTTCTCCTTTCTTATCACTTCCTCCTTTTGGTCTAATTTGCTCTcattgtgaaaataaaaactcttttctacctctctccttagcgtttattacatttattttttaatctattttattgttttatctatttattttccttgctcttgtctcttacatgatcatgcTAGAGTCACAGGAATATCACCAGGGCGCACTAGTGTTGTGTGTTCACGTCTCGTGTGAGCGACTTGACACCTCAGAGCACCAGAGCTCGGTTGTTCTTGGTGAtaaacactcaacacacacgcGTTTCGTGGTAGTTTATGTTTTACAGTAAACCAAACACCACAAGCAAAGTATCCAGCAGGTAGGAGTTTAAGAGCTATGACCACAAACTGACTCACATGATGAAAATTGttcgttttgtttgttttaaatgaatatATCACTCCCTACACTTCAGATTCTTACTTATTTGGTGAAATCAGAATTCAGTAAGTTGGAGATTAAAAGCTGTTGTGAACGGTATTTTCCAGCAGGAATCTCAAATCTACCATTTTTCCTATATAACATGAATGCAGCACATAACATAACCTTACTACTGGCCATCTGTAATGTTGgtaatctaggaatttaagtttatttaaCTGTTGCTCTCattataagtcactctggatattCCAGCTAAACACCTGAAATGTAAAATCAGTGTAAATATGAGTGTCCATGTTTACCATCTGAGCTCTAAGCAGCACCTGGTCTTGGCCAGACCCTTTGAGACCTTTCCCCAGGAGCAGTGTCTGCTGGGATACCCTCTGCCTGACAGGTGAggggctctgattggctcgcaCAAGACCAGGTGCGCCCAGAGGATGGGTCTGTGATACCTGGAACAAAGGGaagcaagggagagggaggaggggaggaggggaggaggggaggaggggagggaagcacaacagggagggaggagagcttTAGAGCCAGGATGTCTACAACTTGTGTTACATTTCTTAGGCAAGCAAACCCACAGgttgacagagtgtgtgtgtgtgtgtgtgtgtgtgtagagggtgGAAACCAAAGAGAGCAATGCAAACAATGCAAATTTAGAATTTTGAATACTGTGTTTCAAATATGCAAAATTGTCTggcacagaaacagagacagataaagggAGCACGGCTACGCAAAAGTGCACGCCTgcacacgtgtgtatgtgtgtgtgtgtgtgtgtgtgtgtgagtgtgtgtgtgaggttggaGCTGCTCACAGTTCAACAAAACAATTATTCACACAGTAAACAAGCCGGTGAGGTATCAAACCAAGGCTAAGGATGTGAAACATACACAGATGAAAGcaaacagagaggaagtgaCAACCCcaaacagacagaggcagacagacactgacCCAGCCAGCAGAGCCACAGCAGCACAGTGGAGCTGCAGCATGGAGCCGGTCTGGACCGAGAGAAACCTCCTGGGTGTTACTACATGTCTGGGTCAGGAAGGTCTGTGTCTCGCTGATATAGAGATCTATATAAGCTGCCGTAAACAGATTTTTCAAACTGTCCTAGTAACACATTAATGTGTCTTATCTGTCGGACAAGCAGTCGTTTCCACTGCTCCACTGTTTATCTTTACACCACAAGAAACTgcgttaaaggaaaaatccaccctgggatactcttacactgttagataggCCCATCATCAGTTTAtaatgttcagtgcattccaggagatatttagtgatgaagtgttgtaatttactcttttggtgaacccactttccctcatcctgccttgtctacttctgcttcagttgatttactacatttcccagcatgcctttcAAAGGAGGGCGTATGGACATATAAATACAGCCTAGTTAGCTAGTCAACTCGTTGGTGAAcattggggcgtgtctatgattgaggccacgcccccttactcaaaacgcaacatgtcttgtagctgcattgcattctggtctctctcctgctcctgtaggtggagaaattggtctctctcctcttctacgatggatttctccctgtatgattcttgttgaacgtctctcggtgcaaaatggcggctctagaaagaagccctcgctctttgattctgagggactgacaccaaaacctgacgtttaccgctgatgttttacatcctgaaacattttctgatatcaaactccgtTGTAGCCAcgttgtctatgtttggccagttatcc
Encoded proteins:
- the LOC139919053 gene encoding LOW QUALITY PROTEIN: uncharacterized protein LOC139919053 (The sequence of the model RefSeq protein was modified relative to this genomic sequence to represent the inferred CDS: inserted 1 base in 1 codon; deleted 1 base in 1 codon); translated protein: MDRELVRQSQSEHGEPTNGTSPQTGPAPSTATASSSAPVTPTPPRLTPNPTLLDSPPPTLTPTSSSPPPPLTPAPSLSTSHGPKAAAPAASGAPSPHMLIPAPPKLTSTASPTLRTYSRPILPSPTSISKTPASPTTQTPSSASSSSPSSSSSSSSSPAVASTASLPFSSSSSVTHGNATTSAKTSTTLTNGNTRPVSTPTSTPITPFHTPASPTGRQVSQTHPLGAPGLVRANQSPSPVRQRVSQQTLLLGKGLKGSGQDQVLLRAQMLQSLTLRPPPPGTLTIPPSLRLKPPSSAPPPLSRPRAPLFPPLRPRPQPGATATENSPTPPTRHLSVPPPTLYSPVRAVPLRPRLHSPNGHRAPPPRQSSTFQPIAAAPAGQAPPINRHLAGLKSCPLPQTTLVPSQSQHSSLSMPNPMTPTSHFERSPSAARQLQIIALSSGRQPQSGSFTHASVQSAPPVVESPELAGQSQRTLSGEDVLPLPLNPSLPKTTSPLPSPPSLLCPSSPLSQAGPQTHSLVQQGEKQSRARESEEQRERGRVTGLRQGTGEEGSVGKDLRLERDDQREREKTSEEKQRLVTEKEGNLVGEKELRVETVREEERMEVTEEGQRERERTEGGEEKKKEEEEEEDTPMDQSENLTSQVFHPYQNLETNPKLGAVTVQDSAAETKPILGLIPVSAPVPIPVSVPVQVPVPVPVPVPVPVPVPVPVPVPVPEVSIQSQRLPEPHRDVQPMSQEDFCENMSTQSDNQSALSSLSSQSPPSSPFIVPSADNPPPLLPAQPALPADLSLSQHEPEKDDKSVNQPEHLTETEAERLGQSEDESESFGQPDSGPWAPRAWPEGRQVLTHLVEGFVIQEGLQPFPVNRSSLLVPEQVSKPQEVNGTNGREALPVTDTPEQAERSTDSEDEEGGDTDDPGTSKSRVGHRDRAVLHCQFCGKRXHAHNFMRSKRFCSTSCARGFNVRLTKRLRALSAGSRSERPRPALNRAESVPGKPLLLRLPRDLWSAGRREKEGKEEEGEEEGGAEMEEEGGDEDPAVAMATKMERRAARRARRASEPAVTTSTPTSTFKPGPAQWSVEEVTAFIHTLPGCSDVAEAFRLQEIDGQALLLLTEDHLMTSMNIKLGPALKICAHINALKNQ